In a single window of the Planctomycetia bacterium genome:
- a CDS encoding helix-turn-helix transcriptional regulator, whose translation MESSASDAVWRALADPTRRRILDLLRDGPRTTGALAESFRRLSRFAVMKHLAVLESAGLVVVRRRGRERWNHLNAVPIRAIYERWVRPYGAVWATGLLSLQRHIEGRKGDKKNGRKKK comes from the coding sequence ATGGAATCTTCGGCATCGGATGCCGTCTGGCGAGCCCTGGCCGACCCCACTCGGCGGCGAATCCTCGATCTGCTCCGCGACGGACCGCGAACCACCGGCGCACTGGCCGAGTCGTTTCGACGACTCTCACGCTTCGCCGTCATGAAGCACCTCGCCGTCCTCGAGTCCGCCGGGCTTGTCGTCGTTCGCCGGCGCGGCCGGGAGCGGTGGAATCATCTGAACGCGGTGCCCATCCGCGCGATCTACGAACGTTGGGTGCGCCCCTACGGAGCGGTCTGGGCGACGGGATTGTTGAGTCTTCAGCGGCACATTGAAGGCCGGAAAGGTGACAAAAAAAATGGCAGGAAAAAAAAGTAA
- a CDS encoding sodium:solute symporter: protein MTIVDWSIVVGMYCVLFFGAMKAGRRMRGVADYLSAGRTAGRYLLAIASGMAGLGGISIIRDFQMNYEAGFAMSWWGMSMAVVVVVLAVTGWVNYRFRATRCLTLAEFFERRYSRRFRIFAGLVAFGAGIINFGIFPAVEARFFMHFIHLPERLQVGPLSAPTYPLVMLFLLGTAVFFVFRGGQVTAMMTSFLQGAFANVVFVGLAVFLLLIIPWRHISDVLTQVPPGHSKINPFDTGYVETFNFRFFIIGVMGVVYNAMSWQGTQGYNSSAKSAHEAKMGMVIGTWRGYPQSLLIMLLPILIFVVMHHAAWGDLQTRVDSQLSDIANLETRSQMRVPVALAGLLPAGLLGAFAALMLCASISTQSAYMHSWSSILIQDVILPLRRKPISPRGHLLLLRISALGVAAFTFVFALCYEQNQAIALFLALTGAIFAGWSGAVIIGGLYWRRGTTEGAWAAAILGIGIALGGLVLASANTDYHERGRTLWGVLNWLGEVRVDAIGEWLSSHLPNGQELWGLAMPCCLATYVVVSLIYRPRKFELDSLLHRGKHAVETCQPETEGETSVGWRVLGMNRYFSRRDKFLYISTYLWTAAWVIVFAVGTVYMLTVGSSGEGFRQFDAGWMRFWQVYVWIQVGIALTVVIWFTIGGFKDIHAMLQQLRTMKRDVHDDGIVRDEKVAQ, encoded by the coding sequence ATGACCATCGTCGACTGGTCCATTGTCGTAGGCATGTACTGCGTCCTGTTTTTCGGCGCGATGAAGGCAGGGCGACGGATGCGGGGCGTCGCGGATTATCTCTCCGCGGGCCGCACGGCAGGCCGCTATCTTCTTGCGATTGCCTCGGGGATGGCGGGTCTCGGTGGCATCAGCATCATTCGTGACTTCCAGATGAACTACGAAGCCGGATTCGCCATGTCGTGGTGGGGAATGAGCATGGCCGTCGTCGTCGTCGTCCTGGCGGTAACCGGCTGGGTCAATTATCGATTTCGGGCGACCCGCTGCCTGACGCTCGCGGAGTTCTTCGAGCGCCGCTACAGCAGACGATTTCGGATCTTCGCCGGACTGGTTGCGTTCGGGGCCGGCATTATCAACTTCGGGATCTTTCCCGCCGTCGAAGCGCGCTTCTTCATGCACTTCATACACCTGCCGGAGCGGCTGCAGGTCGGGCCTCTTTCCGCGCCGACCTATCCCCTAGTAATGTTGTTCCTGCTCGGTACGGCCGTTTTCTTTGTTTTCCGCGGCGGGCAGGTGACCGCCATGATGACCAGTTTTCTGCAGGGCGCTTTCGCTAATGTAGTGTTCGTGGGATTAGCGGTTTTTTTGCTGCTGATAATCCCGTGGCGGCACATCAGCGACGTGCTGACCCAGGTGCCGCCGGGCCATTCCAAGATCAATCCATTCGACACAGGATACGTCGAGACCTTTAACTTTCGATTCTTCATCATCGGGGTAATGGGGGTCGTGTACAACGCAATGTCCTGGCAGGGTACCCAGGGATATAACAGTTCGGCGAAGAGTGCTCACGAAGCGAAGATGGGAATGGTGATCGGCACTTGGCGCGGCTACCCGCAGAGCCTGCTCATCATGCTTCTGCCGATCCTGATCTTTGTCGTGATGCATCACGCGGCATGGGGCGACCTGCAGACGCGAGTCGACTCGCAATTGTCCGACATTGCCAATCTGGAAACACGGAGCCAGATGAGGGTCCCCGTGGCACTCGCCGGTTTGCTTCCGGCTGGTCTTCTCGGTGCATTCGCCGCACTGATGTTGTGCGCGTCCATCAGTACCCAAAGCGCTTATATGCATTCGTGGAGCAGCATCCTGATTCAGGACGTGATTCTGCCTTTGCGGCGCAAGCCCATTTCACCGCGCGGTCACTTGCTGCTGCTTCGGATTTCCGCCCTGGGCGTCGCGGCTTTCACGTTTGTCTTTGCGCTTTGCTACGAGCAGAATCAGGCCATCGCGCTATTCCTCGCACTGACGGGAGCGATCTTCGCCGGGTGGTCGGGCGCCGTTATCATCGGCGGTCTGTACTGGAGGCGCGGTACCACGGAAGGAGCTTGGGCTGCCGCGATTCTGGGGATCGGGATCGCCCTCGGCGGACTCGTGCTGGCGAGCGCAAATACCGATTATCATGAACGCGGGCGTACACTCTGGGGCGTGCTGAACTGGCTTGGAGAAGTTCGCGTCGATGCGATCGGCGAATGGCTGAGCAGCCATCTGCCGAACGGGCAGGAGTTGTGGGGCCTGGCCATGCCATGCTGCCTGGCAACATACGTTGTTGTGTCGCTGATCTATCGCCCGCGGAAGTTTGAACTGGACAGTCTCCTGCATCGCGGAAAACATGCGGTCGAGACCTGTCAACCCGAGACTGAGGGAGAGACGTCCGTCGGTTGGCGCGTATTGGGCATGAATCGCTATTTTTCCCGTCGTGATAAATTCCTGTACATCAGCACCTATTTGTGGACGGCCGCATGGGTCATCGTTTTTGCGGTTGGCACGGTTTACATGCTCACGGTGGGATCGTCCGGGGAGGGATTTCGTCAATTCGATGCGGGCTGGATGCGTTTTTGGCAGGTCTATGTCTGGATTCAGGTCGGCATTGCACTGACAGTGGTTATCTGGTTCACAATTGGCGGATTCAAGGACATCCATGCGATGTTACAGCAGCTTCGAACGATGAAGCGCGATGTCCATGATGACGGCATCGTGCGCGACGAGAAGGTGGCCCAGTGA
- the kynU gene encoding kynureninase, translated as MAAQKKTPSPHFEASESFARGLDEKDPLRAFRDRFCIPTGRDGKPVIYFCGNSLGLMPKAAKDAVEQELEDWARLGVDAHFDGRSPWYRYHEQFREAAARLVGAQPGEVVMMNSLTVNLHLMLATFYRPTRSRYKILIDTPCFPSDMYAVKSQAAMHRFDPNDAVVMTRPREGEHCMHTGDIESLLEDHGDMISLVLFAGVNFFTGQHYDLRRIIAMAKREGCVVGLDLAHAAGNVPLSLHDWGVDFAVWCSYKYLNCGPGAVAGCYVHERHASNPSLPRLAGWWGNDPATRFQMHLLPDFVPVSTADAWQVSNPPIFSMAPLRASLTIFDEAGMPALRTKSEMLTGYLRFLIETMPSKRFEIITPSEPAAHGCQLSILARDDAKGLFKRLEEAGIKGDFREPNVIRVAPVPLYNTFHEVWQFAQVLAEKA; from the coding sequence ATGGCCGCGCAAAAGAAAACGCCAAGCCCGCACTTCGAGGCCTCTGAGTCCTTTGCCCGCGGGCTGGACGAAAAAGACCCGCTTCGCGCATTCCGAGATCGCTTCTGCATTCCGACCGGCCGGGACGGCAAGCCGGTCATCTATTTCTGCGGCAACTCGCTCGGGCTCATGCCGAAGGCGGCAAAGGATGCGGTCGAACAGGAGTTGGAAGACTGGGCGCGGCTCGGCGTGGACGCGCACTTCGACGGCCGGTCGCCGTGGTACCGCTATCACGAGCAATTCCGCGAGGCGGCGGCGCGACTCGTCGGGGCGCAGCCCGGCGAAGTCGTCATGATGAACAGCCTGACGGTGAACCTGCACCTGATGCTGGCGACCTTCTATCGACCCACGCGCAGCCGTTACAAGATCCTAATCGACACACCCTGCTTTCCCTCGGACATGTACGCCGTCAAGAGCCAGGCGGCGATGCACCGGTTCGATCCGAATGATGCCGTTGTCATGACACGACCTCGGGAAGGCGAGCACTGCATGCACACCGGCGACATCGAATCGCTGCTGGAGGATCATGGCGACATGATCTCGCTCGTGTTGTTTGCGGGTGTGAACTTTTTTACCGGTCAGCACTACGACCTCCGGCGCATCATCGCGATGGCGAAGCGCGAGGGCTGCGTGGTCGGACTCGATCTGGCCCACGCCGCAGGAAATGTGCCGCTCTCATTGCACGACTGGGGCGTCGATTTCGCGGTGTGGTGCAGCTACAAGTATCTCAACTGCGGACCGGGTGCGGTCGCGGGGTGCTATGTACATGAGCGTCATGCGAGCAATCCCAGTCTGCCCCGGCTGGCGGGATGGTGGGGCAACGATCCGGCGACTCGATTTCAGATGCACCTGTTGCCGGATTTTGTGCCGGTTAGCACGGCGGACGCGTGGCAGGTGAGCAATCCTCCGATCTTTTCGATGGCGCCGCTGCGGGCGTCACTGACCATCTTCGACGAGGCGGGGATGCCGGCGCTGCGTACCAAGTCGGAAATGTTGACGGGCTATTTGCGATTTCTCATCGAGACGATGCCGTCGAAGCGATTTGAGATCATCACGCCAAGCGAGCCCGCGGCGCATGGTTGTCAGCTTTCGATCCTCGCCCGGGACGACGCCAAGGGACTGTTCAAGCGGCTGGAGGAGGCGGGGATCAAGGGCGACTTTCGAGAACCAAATGTCATCCGCGTGGCGCCCGTACCGCTGTACAACACGTTTCACGAAGTGTGGCAGTTTGCGCAGGTTCTCGCCGAGAAGGCCTAG
- a CDS encoding glycoside hydrolase family 130 protein, whose protein sequence is MRRYSSNPIITRSDIPPGRPDLVDVSSVFNPGAVHWKGRDRLLLRVQSRGRQTLLMWAERPGDGGERWIVHPDVVDLRGIERQPLRAYHIYDPRLTILEGDLYGVFAVDTDEGCRLAIGRCLNEGDFELVSFDPEGDRRNGVLFPERIGGRFLRLQRPNQPAKNGGPVSGSMIELAESDDLVSWRSAGPVMDGRWRYWDELIGSGPPPVRTRHGWLHLYHGIATHFASVNIYQAGAVLLDYSNPRKVLARSRRNLLEPREQYELTGQVPNVVFPSGMIIDSPGTEGVAEMDSIVRVYYGAADTCVCLARTTINEILDACESVS, encoded by the coding sequence GTGAGGCGGTACAGCAGCAATCCCATTATCACCCGGTCCGACATTCCGCCCGGTCGACCCGACCTTGTCGACGTATCGTCCGTCTTTAATCCCGGGGCGGTTCATTGGAAAGGCAGAGATCGCCTGCTGCTCAGAGTCCAGTCGCGCGGACGACAGACCCTGCTGATGTGGGCGGAGCGACCGGGCGACGGCGGCGAGCGCTGGATTGTGCACCCAGACGTTGTCGATCTGCGAGGAATCGAGCGGCAGCCGCTTCGCGCCTATCACATCTACGACCCGCGCCTGACCATTCTCGAAGGAGACCTGTACGGGGTATTCGCAGTTGATACGGATGAAGGATGTCGCCTGGCCATTGGACGATGTCTTAATGAGGGCGATTTTGAGCTGGTTTCCTTTGATCCGGAGGGTGACCGGCGAAACGGCGTACTCTTTCCGGAGCGAATCGGCGGGCGATTTCTTCGGCTTCAACGACCGAATCAACCGGCGAAGAACGGAGGGCCGGTCTCGGGTTCGATGATCGAACTTGCGGAGTCAGACGATCTTGTTTCATGGCGAAGCGCCGGGCCCGTCATGGACGGACGCTGGCGGTATTGGGACGAATTAATCGGCTCGGGTCCGCCGCCGGTGCGAACGCGCCACGGATGGCTGCATCTCTATCATGGCATTGCAACTCACTTCGCCAGCGTCAATATCTACCAGGCGGGGGCCGTGCTTCTGGACTATTCCAATCCGCGGAAGGTCCTTGCTCGGAGCCGCCGGAACCTACTTGAACCACGTGAACAGTATGAGTTGACGGGTCAGGTCCCGAATGTCGTTTTCCCCAGCGGCATGATCATCGATTCACCGGGCACAGAGGGCGTCGCCGAAATGGACAGCATCGTTCGGGTTTACTACGGCGCCGCAGACACCTGCGTCTGCCTGGCCAGGACCACGATCAATGAGATTCTGGATGCGTGTGAGTCTGTCTCATGA
- a CDS encoding hydantoinase B/oxoprolinase family protein — MDWIFKLLDVSLVTQCRAMAPDGIAGGDPGKPGVNSLIRAGSKSDESAEFMPSICHRLVQAGDVLIVETLGGGGYGSAPNAIGDVPPESGRCSQQRWQPYSSSSEAIRLLKSY; from the coding sequence GTGGACTGGATATTCAAACTGCTCGATGTCTCTCTGGTGACACAGTGTCGCGCCATGGCGCCCGATGGCATCGCGGGAGGAGATCCCGGTAAGCCCGGAGTGAATTCGCTCATTCGGGCGGGGTCCAAGTCCGACGAGTCCGCCGAATTCATGCCGTCGATCTGTCACCGACTTGTTCAGGCCGGCGATGTTCTAATTGTTGAAACACTCGGCGGAGGCGGCTATGGAAGTGCGCCGAATGCGATTGGCGATGTCCCCCCAGAGTCGGGGCGGTGCTCACAGCAACGCTGGCAGCCATACTCCTCTTCCTCGGAAGCTATTCGGCTGTTGAAAAGCTACTGA